In a single window of the Podarcis raffonei isolate rPodRaf1 chromosome 14, rPodRaf1.pri, whole genome shotgun sequence genome:
- the ANP32A gene encoding acidic leucine-rich nuclear phosphoprotein 32 family member A, which translates to MDMKKRIHLELRNRTPSDVKELVLDNCRSNEGKIEGLTDEFEELEFLSTINVGLTSVANLPKLNKLKKLELSDNRISGGLEVLAGKCPNLTHLNLSGNKIKDLSTIEPLEKLENLKSLDLFNCEVTNLNDYRDNVFKLLPQLTYLDGYDRDDKEAPDSDAEGNAEGFDDDEEEEDEEEYDEDAQVVEDEEDEDEEEEGEEEDVSGEDEEDEEGFNDGEVDDEEEEEEAEEEKGQKRKREPDDEGEEDEDD; encoded by the exons ATGGACATGAAGAAAAGGATCCACTTAGAGCTGCGGAACAGGACGCCCTCCGAC GTTAAAGAACTTGTTCTCGACAACTGTAGATCAAATGAAGGCAAAATTGAAGGTCTGACAGATGAATTTGAAGAGCTCGAATTCTTAAGTACAATCAACGTAGGCCTCACCTCAGTTGCAAACTTACCAAAGTTAAACAAGCTTAAGAAG CTCGAGTTAAGCGACAATAGAATCTCAGGAGGACTGGAAGTATTGGCAGGAAAATGTCCGAACCTCACACACCTAAACCTAAGTGGCAACAAAATAAAGGATCTCAGTACAATAGAACCTCTG GAAAAGTTAGAAAACCTGAAGAGTTTAGATCTTTTCAATTGCGAGGTAACTAACTTGAACGACTACAGAGACAACGTCTTCAAACTCCTCCCGCAACTCACGTATCTCGACGGATACGACCGGGATGATAAAGAGGCCCCCGATTCAGATGCTGAGGGCAATGCGGAAGGCTTTGATGacgatgaggaggaggaagatg AAGAGGAATATGACGAAGATGCTCAGGTAGTAGAAGATGAGGAagatgaggatgaagaagaggaaggagaagaggaggatgtAAGCGGGGAAGATGAG GAGGATGAAGAAGGGTTCAACGATGGTGAAGTagatgatgaagaggaggaagaagaagctg aagaagaaaaaggacagAAGAGAAAACGAGAACCTGATGATGAAggagaagaagatgaagatgattAA